In Rhodoferax koreense, a genomic segment contains:
- a CDS encoding efflux transporter outer membrane subunit, with translation MPRAPFFRSASRGFIATLLPAIVAGCAAPALPTLPVAAPAQWRQAPGQTVAAPAPDLQSWWKALGDPQLDALVEQALAQNLTLAQARSRLRQARILAGRDNMAYRPSVSAGARTLQDVSATDTYFQASLDAVWELGLFGARESIQRAGQARLDTAAASTQAARVSLVAEVVRSYADLRAAQVQQDLLQHMADLDAQSLALFSVQRQQRLGAPEERAQAEIRIAQTRAQQSQPRQIAEHAAQGLAVLLGQATPDAAWRTASSWPPRSQPGLRDFRLQQVPTDLLRYRPEIRSAEADVLKSAAELGSATSELYPRITLGASLLYAHNITQNRRTNTDNVPALGPLIDIPLFDWGRRRAAVDAQKEALDASLLAYRQAVLEGVSETESALSALQLSGERRQQLQTARDLLARRVDDQATLARLGLASRLDGLGAERAALQASMEVAAAEAAHTQAFVALYKALGGAPIPADEADGLASRTAQAAP, from the coding sequence TTGCCCCGCGCCCCCTTCTTCCGTTCTGCCTCCCGAGGTTTCATCGCCACGCTGCTGCCGGCCATCGTCGCCGGCTGCGCTGCGCCGGCCTTGCCGACCTTGCCGGTGGCCGCGCCCGCGCAATGGCGTCAGGCGCCCGGACAGACCGTGGCGGCCCCCGCACCCGATCTGCAGAGCTGGTGGAAGGCACTTGGCGACCCGCAGCTCGATGCGCTGGTGGAGCAGGCCCTGGCGCAGAACCTGACGCTCGCCCAGGCCAGGAGCCGCCTGCGCCAGGCCCGCATCCTCGCCGGACGCGACAACATGGCGTACCGGCCCTCCGTTTCCGCCGGCGCCCGCACCCTGCAGGACGTCTCGGCCACCGACACCTATTTCCAGGCCAGCCTGGACGCCGTGTGGGAACTGGGCCTGTTCGGTGCGCGCGAATCGATCCAGCGCGCAGGCCAGGCCCGGCTCGACACGGCGGCCGCGAGTACCCAGGCCGCGCGTGTCTCGCTGGTCGCCGAGGTGGTGCGCAGCTATGCCGATCTGCGCGCGGCGCAGGTGCAGCAGGACCTGCTGCAACACATGGCCGATCTCGACGCCCAGAGCCTTGCCCTGTTCAGCGTGCAGCGCCAGCAGCGCCTGGGCGCGCCCGAAGAAAGAGCCCAGGCCGAAATCCGCATCGCCCAGACCCGCGCGCAACAAAGCCAGCCGCGGCAGATCGCCGAGCACGCGGCGCAGGGCCTGGCCGTGCTGCTCGGCCAGGCCACGCCGGACGCCGCCTGGCGCACGGCGTCGAGCTGGCCACCGCGGTCGCAGCCCGGCCTGCGCGACTTCCGTCTGCAACAGGTGCCCACCGACCTGCTGCGCTACCGCCCCGAGATCCGCAGCGCCGAAGCCGATGTGCTGAAGTCCGCCGCCGAACTCGGCAGTGCCACCTCCGAGCTATATCCGCGCATCACGCTCGGCGCCTCGCTGCTGTACGCGCACAACATCACCCAGAACCGGCGCACCAACACCGACAACGTGCCCGCGCTCGGCCCGCTGATCGACATTCCGCTGTTCGACTGGGGCCGCCGGCGCGCCGCGGTGGATGCGCAGAAGGAAGCGCTCGACGCTTCGCTGCTGGCCTACCGCCAGGCGGTGCTCGAAGGCGTATCCGAAACCGAGTCGGCGCTCAGCGCGCTGCAACTGAGCGGCGAACGGCGCCAGCAGCTACAGACCGCGCGCGACCTGCTCGCACGCCGCGTGGACGACCAGGCCACGCTGGCACGCCTGGGCCTGGCAAGCCGGCTCGACGGCCTGGGTGCCGAACGCGCGGCGCTGCAGGCGTCCATGGAAGTCGCCGCGGCCGAGGCCGCCCACACCCAGGCCTTCGTGGCGCTGTACAAGGCCCTCGGCGGGGCCCCCATCCCGGCGGACGAGGCCGACGGCCTGGCGTCCCGAACGGCCCAGGCGGCCCCATGA
- the cobJ gene encoding precorrin-3B C(17)-methyltransferase, protein MTEAHGWLCVAGLGPGDARLITPEAGEALAQATDVVGYQPYVARIAARNGLTLHASDNRVELDRARTALAMAASGRRVVIVSSGDPGVFAMAAAVMEALEGAPLWQRLDIRILPGITAMLAAAAKAGAPLGHDFCAINLSDNLKPASLIEARVRAAAGADFAMAFYNPRSASRPDTFGRVLALLREVCGPQRLIIFARAVSTPDERIHTLTLAEATAVMADMRTLVIVGSSATRRVGPFVYTPRSAPCAE, encoded by the coding sequence GTGACGGAAGCACACGGCTGGCTCTGCGTCGCGGGCCTGGGCCCGGGGGACGCCCGGCTCATCACGCCCGAAGCCGGCGAAGCCCTGGCGCAGGCCACCGACGTGGTCGGCTACCAGCCCTACGTGGCCCGCATCGCTGCGCGCAACGGCCTCACGCTGCATGCGTCGGACAACCGCGTCGAACTCGACCGCGCGCGCACGGCGCTGGCGATGGCCGCCTCGGGGCGCCGCGTGGTCATCGTGTCCTCCGGCGACCCGGGGGTGTTCGCCATGGCCGCGGCGGTGATGGAAGCGCTGGAAGGCGCGCCGCTGTGGCAGCGGCTGGACATCCGCATCCTGCCCGGCATCACCGCCATGCTGGCCGCCGCGGCGAAGGCCGGCGCGCCGCTGGGCCACGACTTCTGCGCCATCAACCTGAGCGACAACCTCAAGCCCGCGAGCCTCATCGAGGCGCGGGTGCGCGCCGCCGCTGGCGCCGACTTCGCCATGGCGTTCTACAACCCCCGCTCGGCCAGCCGGCCCGACACCTTCGGCCGCGTGCTCGCGCTGCTGCGCGAAGTCTGCGGCCCGCAGCGGCTGATCATCTTTGCGCGCGCCGTGTCCACACCCGATGAGCGCATCCACACGCTGACGCTGGCCGAGGCCACGGCCGTGATGGCCGACATGCGCACGTTGGTGATCGTGGGCAGCTCGGCGACACGCCGCGTGGGTCCGTTCGTCTACACACCGAGGTCGGCCCCATGCGCCGAATGA
- a CDS encoding precorrin-8X methylmutase produces the protein MRHTYETDGAAIYRQSFATIRAEADLARFGAAEEMAVVRMIHATGMVGLEAQVFFTPGMAEATRAALEAGAPILCDASMVSEGITRSRLPAGNAVVCTLKHASVPQLAQALGTTRSAAALELWRPHLAGAVVAIGNAPTALFHLLNMLQEPDCPRPAAIIGCPVGFVGAAESKAALWAAPPAPSMVVQGRLGGSAMTVAAVNALASRREI, from the coding sequence ATGCGCCACACCTATGAAACCGATGGCGCCGCCATCTACCGCCAGTCGTTTGCGACCATCCGCGCCGAGGCCGACCTGGCGCGCTTCGGCGCCGCCGAGGAGATGGCGGTGGTGCGCATGATCCACGCCACCGGCATGGTCGGGCTCGAGGCCCAGGTGTTCTTCACGCCGGGCATGGCCGAGGCGACGCGCGCGGCGCTGGAAGCCGGCGCGCCCATCCTGTGCGACGCGAGCATGGTCAGCGAAGGCATCACCCGTTCGCGCCTGCCGGCGGGCAATGCGGTGGTCTGCACCCTGAAACACGCCAGCGTGCCGCAGCTTGCGCAGGCGCTCGGCACGACCCGCAGCGCCGCCGCGCTCGAACTGTGGCGGCCGCATCTGGCCGGTGCCGTGGTGGCCATCGGCAATGCGCCGACCGCGCTGTTCCATCTGCTGAACATGCTGCAGGAGCCGGACTGCCCCCGCCCGGCGGCCATCATCGGCTGCCCGGTGGGCTTCGTCGGGGCGGCCGAATCCAAGGCCGCGCTGTGGGCCGCGCCGCCGGCGCCCTCCATGGTGGTGCAGGGCCGGCTGGGTGGCTCGGCCATGACGGTGGCCGCCGTCAATGCGCTGGCCAGCCGGAGGGAGATCTGA
- a CDS encoding sensor histidine kinase has product MNRLLNRIWVRFGLWIAATVLVTIGILGASVAVFAHYQYKSFYNSLPDKVRREIDLLRMEDQDESPRAVEIYSEYWDGDLLFGESERWALLIGLLVCLPFGLATGFWVSRLVTQPLYSMAEAAKRIALGDFTVRAEPGRKRGEMADMVRDFNHMTDALQQLESERKATAAAVSHELRTPLAVLRARLHAVCDGVIAPDPAEFRTLLDQVEHMGRLVDDLHTLSMADAGRLSLQSVELDLVPLVADALARHADLLAQCGINPELRLHTEAARIHADPDRMRQVVSNLIDNALRHASEGGWLEIGVALDEADDSVVLTVSDAGPGLPEDVRKTLFQRFSRARTANGMPSPKSGSGLGLSIVSALVVRQGGSIAADVSARGGTRFTVRMPAR; this is encoded by the coding sequence ATGAATCGTCTGCTGAATCGCATCTGGGTCCGCTTCGGGCTGTGGATCGCGGCCACGGTGCTGGTCACCATCGGCATCCTCGGCGCGAGTGTGGCGGTCTTCGCCCATTACCAGTACAAGAGTTTCTACAACAGCCTGCCCGACAAGGTGCGCCGGGAAATCGACCTGTTGCGCATGGAAGACCAGGACGAGAGCCCGCGCGCCGTCGAAATCTATTCGGAGTACTGGGACGGCGACCTGCTGTTCGGCGAAAGCGAGCGCTGGGCCTTGCTCATCGGCCTGCTGGTGTGCCTGCCGTTCGGCCTGGCCACCGGCTTCTGGGTGTCGCGCCTGGTGACCCAGCCGCTGTACTCGATGGCCGAAGCCGCCAAGCGCATCGCGCTGGGCGACTTCACCGTGCGCGCCGAGCCCGGCCGCAAGCGCGGCGAGATGGCCGACATGGTGCGCGATTTCAACCACATGACCGATGCGCTGCAGCAGCTGGAGAGCGAACGCAAGGCGACAGCGGCGGCCGTCTCGCACGAGTTGCGCACGCCGCTGGCCGTGCTGCGCGCGCGGCTGCATGCGGTGTGCGACGGCGTGATCGCGCCCGATCCGGCCGAGTTCCGCACCCTGCTGGACCAGGTGGAGCACATGGGCCGGCTGGTCGACGACCTGCACACCCTGTCGATGGCCGATGCCGGCCGGCTTTCGCTGCAAAGCGTCGAGCTGGACCTGGTGCCACTGGTGGCCGACGCATTGGCACGCCATGCCGACCTGCTGGCGCAATGCGGCATCAATCCCGAGTTGCGGCTGCACACCGAGGCAGCCCGGATCCACGCCGACCCGGACCGCATGCGCCAGGTGGTGTCGAACCTGATCGACAACGCGCTGCGCCACGCGAGCGAGGGCGGCTGGCTGGAGATCGGCGTGGCGCTCGATGAGGCCGACGACAGCGTCGTGCTGACCGTGAGCGATGCCGGCCCGGGCCTGCCCGAGGATGTGCGCAAGACCTTGTTCCAGCGCTTCTCTCGCGCGCGCACCGCCAATGGCATGCCCAGCCCGAAAAGCGGGTCCGGCCTGGGCCTGTCGATCGTCTCCGCGCTGGTGGTGCGCCAGGGCGGCAGCATCGCCGCCGACGTTTCGGCGCGCGGCGGCACGCGTTTCACCGTCCGCATGCCGGCGCGCTGA
- a CDS encoding response regulator: MSAVSDRSASAEPGPLVLVVEDEPGIADILVAYLQRDGMRAQLAGDGQTALRLFNQLRPDLVLLDIHLPGMDGVDVLKNIRSGSETPVIMVTALADDVDKLLSLRLGADDYVVKPFSPAEVVARVRAVLRRTGSKPAASRSAPIRVGRLVVDMEAHGASTVDEDGQLQPLPLTLTEFRLLACLAAQPRRCFSRSHLIETCLPESDALDRVIDSHLSKLRRKLQNAGHGELIETVRSIGYRLWPGA; encoded by the coding sequence ATGTCCGCCGTTTCAGACCGCAGTGCATCCGCCGAGCCCGGCCCGCTGGTGCTGGTGGTCGAGGACGAGCCCGGCATCGCCGACATCCTGGTCGCTTACCTCCAGCGCGACGGCATGCGGGCGCAACTGGCGGGCGACGGCCAGACCGCGCTGCGGCTGTTCAATCAGTTGCGTCCGGACCTGGTGCTGCTGGACATCCACCTGCCCGGCATGGACGGCGTGGACGTGCTGAAGAACATCCGCAGTGGCAGCGAGACCCCGGTGATCATGGTCACCGCACTGGCCGACGATGTGGACAAGCTGCTGAGCCTGCGGCTGGGGGCGGACGACTATGTCGTCAAGCCGTTCAGCCCTGCCGAGGTGGTGGCCCGGGTGCGCGCCGTGCTGCGCCGCACTGGCTCCAAGCCCGCAGCCTCGCGCAGTGCGCCGATTCGGGTCGGCCGCCTGGTGGTGGACATGGAGGCCCATGGCGCTTCCACCGTGGACGAAGACGGCCAACTGCAGCCGCTGCCGCTGACGCTGACCGAGTTCCGCCTGCTGGCCTGCCTGGCGGCGCAGCCGCGCCGCTGTTTCTCGCGCAGCCACCTGATCGAGACCTGCCTGCCCGAAAGCGACGCGCTCGACCGCGTGATCGATTCGCACCTGAGCAAGCTCCGCCGCAAGCTGCAGAACGCCGGCCACGGCGAACTCATCGAAACCGTGCGCAGCATCGGCTACAGGCTCTGGCCTGGCGCATGA
- a CDS encoding precorrin-2 C(20)-methyltransferase → MGRILCAGLGPGDPDLMSVRADRAIRSARHVAYFRKKGRPGQARRIVEHLLAPGVAEYAMEYPVTTELAFDSPAYIQQLAAFYDDWAARLAALAREADVVVLCEGDPFFYGSFMHLHTRLQGRPGVEVEVIPGMPGMVGCWSATQTPFTWGDDVLVVLMGTLPEADLVRHMRTADALVIMKTGRNLPRVRSALSATGRLGQAWLVERGTMPGQRVVPLAEVDGSDCPYFAIVLVHGQGRRPEVPA, encoded by the coding sequence ATGGGCCGCATCCTCTGCGCGGGCCTCGGCCCGGGCGACCCTGACCTCATGAGCGTGCGCGCCGACCGCGCGATCCGCAGCGCCCGCCACGTGGCCTACTTCCGCAAGAAGGGCCGGCCCGGCCAGGCGCGGCGCATCGTCGAACACCTGCTCGCGCCCGGCGTGGCCGAATACGCGATGGAGTACCCGGTGACGACCGAACTGGCCTTCGACAGCCCCGCCTACATCCAGCAGCTGGCGGCGTTCTACGACGACTGGGCCGCGCGGCTGGCCGCGCTCGCGCGCGAAGCGGATGTCGTGGTGCTGTGCGAAGGCGATCCGTTTTTCTACGGCTCTTTCATGCATCTGCACACGCGGCTGCAGGGCCGGCCGGGCGTCGAGGTGGAGGTAATCCCGGGCATGCCCGGCATGGTGGGCTGCTGGTCCGCCACGCAAACGCCCTTCACCTGGGGCGACGACGTGCTGGTGGTGCTGATGGGCACGCTGCCCGAGGCTGACCTCGTGCGCCACATGCGCACCGCCGACGCCCTGGTGATCATGAAGACCGGGCGCAACCTGCCGCGCGTGCGCAGCGCGCTCAGCGCCACCGGCCGGCTGGGCCAGGCCTGGCTTGTCGAGCGCGGCACCATGCCCGGCCAACGCGTGGTGCCGCTGGCCGAGGTGGACGGCAGCGACTGCCCCTACTTCGCCATCGTGCTGGTGCATGGCCAGGGCCGCCGGCCGGAGGTGCCGGCGTGA
- the cobM gene encoding precorrin-4 C(11)-methyltransferase — protein MTVHFIGAGPGAPDLLTLRGRDLIAASPVCLYAGSLVPEGVLAHCPAGARKVNTASLSLAQIMAEMAAAHGRGQDVARLHSGDLSVWSAMGEQLRGLREAGIPYTVTPGVPSFAAAAATLGAELTLPGLAQSVVLTRTSGRASAMPAAESLANFAATGAVLAIHLSIHVLPRVVAELGPHYGMDCPVAVVWRASWPDERVVRAKLATIEAAVGDSMERTALILVGHTLGAEDFAKSRLYAEDYDRRYRPVGTAPRFPEEREGPAA, from the coding sequence ATGACCGTCCACTTCATCGGCGCCGGCCCCGGCGCCCCCGATCTCCTGACCCTGCGCGGCCGCGACCTGATCGCCGCCAGCCCCGTCTGCCTGTATGCGGGCTCCCTCGTGCCAGAAGGTGTGCTCGCGCACTGTCCCGCCGGCGCCCGCAAGGTCAACACGGCTTCTCTGTCGCTGGCGCAGATCATGGCCGAGATGGCGGCCGCCCATGGGCGGGGCCAGGACGTGGCGCGGCTGCATTCGGGTGACCTGTCGGTGTGGTCGGCCATGGGCGAGCAACTGCGCGGCCTGCGCGAGGCCGGCATCCCGTACACCGTGACGCCGGGCGTGCCTTCCTTTGCCGCAGCGGCCGCCACGCTCGGCGCCGAACTCACCCTGCCGGGGCTCGCGCAATCGGTGGTGCTCACGCGCACCTCGGGCCGCGCCTCGGCCATGCCCGCCGCGGAATCACTGGCCAACTTCGCGGCCACGGGTGCGGTGCTGGCCATCCACCTGTCGATCCACGTGCTGCCGCGCGTGGTGGCCGAACTCGGCCCGCACTACGGCATGGACTGCCCGGTCGCCGTGGTCTGGCGCGCAAGCTGGCCCGACGAACGGGTGGTGCGCGCCAAGCTGGCCACCATCGAGGCGGCGGTCGGCGACAGCATGGAGCGCACGGCGCTGATCCTCGTCGGCCACACGCTCGGGGCGGAGGACTTCGCCAAAAGCCGCCTGTATGCGGAGGACTACGACCGGCGCTACCGCCCGGTCGGCACGGCGCCGCGCTTCCCCGAGGAACGGGAAGGCCCCGCGGCGTGA
- a CDS encoding cobalt-precorrin-6A reductase, whose translation MPRVLVLGGTSEASQLAHALAEAGVAAVFSYAGRVASPLPQPIPTRVGGFGGPAGLRAWLEAERITHVVDATHPFAAGMSRNAVDACAAAGVALLALERPAWAAQPGDRWRHVADTDAAVAALPTQPARVFLAIGRQQVAPFLARGQHWYLLRLVDPAPELAGLHGEILLARGPFTAAGDQALMQAHGITQVVAKNAGGTGAEAKLQAARALGLPVILIDRPALPARHTVGSVAEVMRWLGCDHSAHGADLGV comes from the coding sequence ATGCCGCGTGTGCTCGTGTTGGGCGGCACCAGCGAGGCCAGCCAGCTCGCGCATGCGCTGGCCGAGGCCGGCGTGGCCGCGGTGTTTTCCTATGCGGGGCGGGTCGCCTCGCCTTTGCCGCAACCGATTCCCACGCGGGTCGGCGGTTTCGGCGGCCCGGCGGGCCTGCGGGCCTGGCTCGAGGCCGAACGCATCACCCACGTGGTGGACGCCACGCATCCCTTCGCGGCCGGGATGAGCCGCAACGCGGTGGACGCCTGTGCCGCCGCAGGGGTTGCATTGCTCGCGCTCGAACGGCCCGCCTGGGCGGCACAGCCCGGTGACCGGTGGCGGCACGTGGCCGATACCGATGCCGCGGTGGCGGCCTTGCCGACGCAGCCTGCCCGTGTCTTCCTGGCCATCGGGCGCCAGCAGGTCGCGCCGTTCCTGGCGCGCGGCCAGCACTGGTATCTGTTGCGGCTGGTGGATCCGGCGCCCGAGCTGGCGGGACTCCATGGCGAGATCCTGCTGGCGCGCGGGCCGTTCACCGCGGCGGGCGACCAGGCGCTGATGCAGGCCCATGGCATCACCCAGGTGGTCGCTAAGAACGCCGGCGGAACGGGGGCCGAAGCCAAGCTGCAGGCCGCGCGCGCGCTGGGCCTGCCGGTGATCCTGATCGACCGGCCCGCCTTGCCCGCGCGGCACACGGTGGGCAGCGTGGCCGAGGTGATGCGGTGGCTCGGCTGCGATCATTCGGCGCATGGGGCCGACCTCGGTGTGTAG
- a CDS encoding cobalamin biosynthesis protein, with the protein MKAPPRRVAGLGFRGAATAASLRSALDKALQVASCQCGEPVPLAALATACDKAAAPAFTELAAMLKLPVLAVALDRLQLQDAAASAAVPARYGRRSLAEAAALAGAGPGAQLLAARCVGDDGLATCAIAAIAENAGP; encoded by the coding sequence GTGAAGGCCCCGCCGCGCCGTGTCGCCGGCCTGGGGTTTCGCGGCGCAGCGACGGCGGCGTCGCTGCGTTCGGCCCTGGACAAGGCTTTGCAGGTGGCCTCGTGCCAGTGCGGCGAACCCGTGCCGCTGGCGGCGCTGGCCACGGCCTGCGACAAGGCCGCTGCGCCTGCCTTCACGGAATTGGCAGCCATGTTGAAGCTGCCGGTGCTGGCCGTCGCCTTGGACAGGCTGCAGTTGCAGGACGCCGCCGCCAGCGCCGCCGTGCCTGCGCGCTACGGCCGGCGCAGCCTCGCCGAGGCCGCCGCGCTCGCGGGCGCCGGGCCGGGCGCGCAGTTGCTGGCCGCACGCTGCGTGGGCGACGATGGCTTGGCGACCTGCGCCATCGCCGCCATCGCGGAAAATGCCGGGCCATGA
- the cbiE gene encoding precorrin-6y C5,15-methyltransferase (decarboxylating) subunit CbiE, which produces MVEPWLSIIGIGEDGLAGLSDGSRHALARAQHVFGAPRHLALAEAGERGRCWPVPFDVTPVLALRGTPGQAVAVLASGDPFWFGAGGSLCAQLSPGEWTAWPAPSTFALAAARLGWRLEATQCFGLHATAFAHSRAALHPGQRLICLLRDSAAVGDYARWLAALGFGPSRLWVLEALGGPKERVRATTAQGCAWTDVQAPVAVAVEVDGAPGLPRSAGLPDADFAHDGQITKSPVRALALSALAPRPGERLWDIGAGSGSVSVEWCLAGGLSTAIEQQPQRVANIQANVQGFGLSHALTVVHGHAPEALAGLPPPQAIFVGGGFDMALAAVLPGLAPRGCRLVVNAVTLETEAALLQCHAVHGGELLRIELAHAAPLGRMRGWQPSRPVVQWRTVL; this is translated from the coding sequence ATGGTTGAACCCTGGTTGTCGATCATCGGTATCGGAGAAGACGGTCTGGCCGGTCTCTCCGATGGTAGCCGCCACGCGCTGGCCCGCGCGCAACACGTGTTCGGTGCGCCGCGCCATCTGGCGCTGGCCGAGGCGGGGGAACGCGGCCGGTGCTGGCCCGTGCCTTTCGACGTGACGCCGGTGCTGGCCCTGCGCGGCACCCCGGGGCAAGCCGTGGCCGTGCTGGCCTCGGGCGATCCGTTCTGGTTCGGCGCGGGCGGCAGCCTGTGTGCGCAGTTGTCGCCGGGCGAATGGACGGCCTGGCCCGCGCCCTCCACGTTTGCGCTGGCCGCTGCGCGCCTGGGCTGGCGGCTGGAGGCCACGCAGTGCTTCGGCCTGCATGCCACGGCGTTTGCGCACAGCCGCGCGGCGCTGCATCCCGGCCAGCGGCTGATCTGCCTGTTGCGCGACAGTGCGGCCGTGGGCGACTACGCGCGCTGGCTCGCGGCGCTGGGTTTCGGCCCGAGCAGGCTCTGGGTGCTGGAGGCGCTGGGCGGCCCGAAAGAACGCGTCCGCGCGACCACGGCGCAGGGCTGCGCATGGACCGACGTGCAGGCCCCGGTCGCCGTCGCCGTGGAGGTGGACGGCGCGCCGGGCCTGCCGCGCAGCGCGGGCCTGCCCGATGCGGACTTCGCCCATGATGGCCAGATCACCAAATCGCCGGTGCGTGCGCTCGCGCTGTCGGCGCTGGCGCCACGGCCGGGCGAGCGGCTGTGGGACATCGGCGCGGGCTCGGGCTCGGTCTCGGTGGAGTGGTGCCTGGCCGGCGGCCTGTCGACCGCCATCGAGCAGCAGCCGCAACGCGTGGCCAACATCCAGGCCAACGTGCAGGGATTCGGCCTGTCGCATGCGCTGACGGTGGTGCACGGCCACGCGCCCGAGGCCCTGGCAGGCCTGCCGCCGCCGCAGGCCATCTTCGTGGGCGGTGGCTTCGACATGGCGCTGGCCGCCGTGTTGCCCGGCCTCGCACCGCGCGGCTGCCGCCTGGTCGTCAACGCGGTCACGCTGGAGACCGAGGCGGCGCTGCTGCAATGCCACGCCGTGCACGGCGGCGAACTGCTGCGCATCGAACTGGCCCATGCCGCGCCGCTGGGCCGCATGCGCGGCTGGCAGCCGAGCCGGCCGGTGGTGCAGTGGCGCACGGTGCTGTGA
- the cobF gene encoding precorrin-6A synthase (deacetylating): protein MIALSLVGIGTGNPDHLTRQGEAALNAADLILIPRKRGDKADLAELRQALCAAVVTNPGTRVVAFDMPQRDSADPDYLGGVHRWHDAIAAVWHAHIAKHLPAGGRLALLVWGDPSLYDSTLRIADRLARRLPLRVSVVPGITALQALTAAHAIPLNELNAPVIITTGRRLREHGWPDGVDTLAVMLDGDCAFATLDPAGISIWWGAYLGMPGQLCIAGPLAEVGAQIIQQRAAARAAHGWIMDTYLLRRGG, encoded by the coding sequence GTGATTGCGTTGAGCCTGGTCGGCATCGGCACCGGCAACCCGGACCACCTGACGCGCCAGGGCGAGGCCGCGCTGAATGCGGCCGACCTGATCCTGATCCCGCGCAAGCGCGGCGACAAGGCCGACCTGGCCGAACTGCGCCAGGCCCTGTGCGCGGCCGTGGTCACCAACCCGGGCACGCGCGTGGTGGCGTTCGACATGCCACAGCGCGACAGCGCCGACCCCGACTACCTCGGCGGTGTGCACCGCTGGCACGACGCCATCGCCGCCGTCTGGCATGCCCACATCGCCAAGCACCTGCCGGCCGGCGGGCGGCTCGCCCTGCTGGTCTGGGGCGATCCCTCGCTCTACGACAGCACGCTGCGCATCGCCGATCGCCTGGCGCGGCGGCTGCCGCTGCGTGTGTCCGTCGTGCCCGGCATCACCGCGCTCCAGGCCCTCACCGCCGCCCATGCGATCCCGCTGAACGAACTCAACGCGCCGGTGATCATCACCACCGGCCGACGGCTGCGCGAACACGGCTGGCCGGATGGCGTGGACACGCTGGCCGTGATGCTCGACGGCGACTGCGCGTTCGCCACGCTCGATCCGGCCGGCATCTCGATCTGGTGGGGCGCCTACCTCGGCATGCCCGGGCAGCTGTGCATCGCCGGCCCGCTGGCCGAGGTCGGCGCGCAAATCATCCAGCAACGTGCAGCGGCACGTGCCGCCCACGGCTGGATCATGGACACCTACCTGCTGCGCCGGGGCGGCTGA
- the cobG gene encoding precorrin-3B synthase yields MSTPATVTSMRAPHVHGWCPGALRPMASGDGLVVRVRPPGGRLTRDQAQGLAALATRHAWPVIELTSRANLQLRGVAEADHPSLLSGLQSLGLLDADSAAESRRNLLVTPFWQPGDGTSALAHRLSEALASPRAPDLPGKFGFALDCAERPVLRQASADVRIERGERGYLVCADGSPTGAPATLDEVVPMALALAQWFADAGRSAGGAASASRPTRMAALLATTKLPAPFEAATRVSFAPSPAPALLGLVPQGCMVGFEFGQLSADNLAALGTLGPLRVTPWRRLLVEGLHAPPALEGLIDRSDDIRLRVAACTGAPGCPQAFAATRDLARQLAPLVPADRLLHVSGCAKGCAHPAATLTLVATAAGFDLIHHGTAASVPDRVALDATAVASHLQKLLHAPHL; encoded by the coding sequence TTGTCCACTCCCGCCACCGTCACCTCCATGCGCGCGCCCCATGTCCATGGCTGGTGTCCGGGCGCCCTGCGCCCCATGGCGTCGGGCGACGGACTGGTGGTGCGCGTCCGCCCGCCGGGCGGGCGCCTGACCCGGGACCAGGCGCAGGGCCTGGCGGCCCTGGCCACCCGACACGCCTGGCCCGTCATCGAGCTGACCAGCCGCGCCAACCTGCAATTGCGCGGCGTGGCCGAAGCCGACCACCCTTCACTCCTGTCCGGTCTGCAGTCGCTGGGCCTGCTGGACGCCGATAGCGCCGCGGAATCGCGCCGCAACCTGCTGGTCACACCGTTCTGGCAGCCGGGGGATGGCACCAGCGCGCTGGCCCACCGCCTGAGCGAAGCCCTGGCCTCGCCACGGGCGCCCGACCTGCCCGGCAAGTTCGGCTTCGCGCTGGACTGCGCCGAGCGGCCGGTGCTGCGCCAGGCCTCGGCCGACGTCCGCATCGAGCGCGGCGAGCGCGGCTACCTGGTCTGCGCCGATGGCAGCCCCACGGGCGCGCCGGCCACGCTCGACGAAGTGGTCCCGATGGCACTGGCGCTCGCGCAATGGTTCGCGGACGCAGGCCGATCGGCAGGCGGGGCGGCTTCAGCGTCGAGGCCAACGCGCATGGCGGCGCTGCTGGCCACGACGAAGCTGCCGGCGCCGTTTGAGGCTGCGACCCGAGTCAGCTTCGCGCCTTCACCCGCGCCAGCCCTGCTGGGCCTGGTGCCGCAGGGGTGCATGGTCGGCTTCGAATTCGGCCAGCTGTCCGCCGACAACCTGGCCGCGCTGGGCACACTCGGGCCCTTGCGCGTCACGCCGTGGCGCCGCCTGCTGGTGGAGGGCCTGCACGCGCCGCCGGCCCTCGAAGGCCTGATCGACCGGAGCGACGACATTCGCCTGCGCGTGGCCGCCTGCACCGGCGCGCCGGGCTGTCCGCAGGCCTTCGCGGCCACGCGCGACCTGGCCCGCCAGTTGGCGCCGCTGGTGCCGGCAGACCGTTTGCTGCATGTCTCCGGCTGCGCCAAGGGCTGTGCCCACCCCGCCGCCACGCTGACGCTGGTGGCCACGGCCGCCGGCTTCGACCTGATCCATCACGGCACTGCCGCCTCCGTGCCCGACCGCGTGGCCCTGGACGCGACGGCGGTCGCCTCCCACCTGCAGAAACTGTTGCATGCGCCACACCTATGA